The Anoplolepis gracilipes chromosome 7, ASM4749672v1, whole genome shotgun sequence genome segment tttttatataattgaaacaaaacattttatgtCATTAGGGAAGAAATATAGATCAAATGTTGCTTATGATACaacatatagaaaattataataattcattaaatagCACGCATGAGCTCAGTAAGAAACATATGCCAATTACGATTAGTATGGAGCTAGAAAATCCCAAATCAAGTTCCAGATTACTGGATCTATTGTCGTATGCTGATGTGACATTTATAGCAAAAGATTTTGCTAAGAACCAAGGTTTCAATAACATGAAGGAAGTAATACATACTATTGGCCAGGATGTCAGACTTAGGtaagaaatacaaataatttgttagtatttatatatgaaatatgacatttaaaagataattatttttagaggaGCTATTATTTGTGCTTGGGGAGAGGAAGGTGCAATTGCTCGTACTCCATGCGGGGGGAGAGTACAATCTCCAGCTTTCCCACCACATAAGGTAATCGATACTTTGGGAGCAGGTGATACATTTAATGCAggtgttttatattatttaaataaaagtaaaatagaatttatacataaaggCAAGCCAACTTATGCAAATGatactaataaattatgtgaTGGTACTATTGGTGGTAGCACAGTAGTCAGACAAGgtaaagataaatatctcAATATAGAAAATGTGGAATATAATcgaacaaaatttattgatgAAATAACTTTACAAGAGGCTATCAAATTTGCATGCTGTATTGCTGGTACAAAAGTCGGTTCGAGAGGTTATGAGTGTCTTGCAAATTTTTCTCCTAATCAGATTTCACAACTCGATTCGTCAACTTAgcagtaaatattttcaatatatattgtatatttatgcattatcGTGGATTTTAGTAAGTGCAATATATAACttgcattttatatgtttatatgtataatacaatttaaattttgaaaaactgacatatatgtgtgtgtgtgtgtgt includes the following:
- the LOC140668140 gene encoding ketohexokinase; the encoded protein is MTSNPETDFREKVIDDSTSLTEFNMPKILCVGRTCLDIVQTCQQFPAEDSTQRSIDYRWQRGGNASNTCTVLSLLGQSCELLACLSADEHNNNFMQNDLHKYKIDYSHCPILKGVDCPIATIILSLNTGTRTIIYHNQNLPELTIKNFEQLNLAEYSWIHFEGRNIDQMLLMIQHIENYNNSLNSTHELSKKHMPITISMELENPKSSSRLLDLLSYADVTFIAKDFAKNQGFNNMKEVIHTIGQDVRLRGAIICAWGEEGAIARTPCGGRVQSPAFPPHKVIDTLGAGDTFNAGVLYYLNKSKIEFIHKGKPTYANDTNKLCDGTIGGSTVVRQGKDKYLNIENVEYNRTKFIDEITLQEAIKFACCIAGTKVGSRGYECLANFSPNQISQLDSST